From the Terriglobia bacterium genome, one window contains:
- a CDS encoding dienelactone hydrolase family protein: MTRVLAPIAMSAILAGAAYAGVKSEKVEYRQGDAVLEGYVAWDDSIQGKRPGVLVVHDWMGVGPSTTSKCEQLAKLGYVAFAADIYGKGVRPADTKEAGQLVGKYKGDRTLLRARAAAGLDALRANPKVDPKRIAAIGFCFGGTTAIELARSGADLAGVVSFHGGLDSPAPADGMNIKAKILALHGADDPTISAENLAAFENEMRKAGVDWQLVEYGGAVHAFTNPAAGNDNSKGAAYNERADRRSWAAMRDFFAEIFK, translated from the coding sequence ATGACCAGGGTTCTCGCGCCGATCGCGATGTCCGCGATCCTCGCCGGCGCGGCGTACGCCGGCGTCAAGTCCGAGAAGGTGGAGTACAGGCAGGGGGACGCCGTTCTCGAGGGTTATGTCGCCTGGGACGACTCGATCCAGGGCAAGCGTCCCGGCGTCCTGGTGGTGCACGACTGGATGGGGGTCGGCCCCTCCACGACGTCGAAGTGCGAGCAGCTCGCGAAGCTGGGGTACGTCGCGTTCGCCGCGGACATCTACGGGAAGGGGGTCCGTCCGGCGGACACCAAGGAAGCCGGGCAACTGGTCGGGAAGTACAAGGGAGACCGCACGCTCCTGCGCGCCCGGGCCGCCGCCGGCCTCGACGCGCTCCGAGCGAACCCGAAGGTCGACCCGAAACGGATCGCCGCCATCGGCTTCTGCTTCGGCGGGACCACGGCGATCGAGCTGGCGCGGAGCGGCGCGGACCTCGCCGGGGTCGTGAGCTTCCACGGAGGGCTCGACTCGCCGGCGCCCGCCGACGGAATGAACATCAAGGCGAAGATCCTGGCCCTCCACGGCGCCGATGATCCGACGATCTCCGCGGAAAATCTTGCCGCGTTCGAGAACGAGATGCGGAAGGCGGGCGTCGACTGGCAGCTGGTGGAGTACGGCGGCGCCGTCCACGCCTTCACGAATCCGGCCGCGGGCAACGACAACTCCAAGGGTGCAGCCTACAACGAGCGGGCCGACCGGCGATCCTGGGCGGCCATGAGAGACTTCTTCGCGGAGATCTTCAAGTAG